AGGCGCTGGTTCGCGAGATCGATGAGGCGGCCCGGCGTGCCGACGACGATCTGCGCGCCGGCCTTGAGCTGATCGATCTGCCCCTCGTAGGCCTTGCCGCCGTAGATGGCGACGACGCTCGTGGAGCGGTTGGAGGTGAGCAGGTCCATGTCCTCGTACACCTGCACCGCGAGCTCGCGGGTGGGCACGACGACGAGCGCCTTCACGCCCGGCTCCGGGTCGAGCCCGAGGCGCTGCACGACGGGGATGCCGAAGCCGAAGGTCTTGCCGGTTCCGGTCTTGGCCTGGCCGATGACGTCCTGACCGGGCAGCGACAGCGGGATCGTCTGCTCCTGGATCGGGAAGGCGTCGGCGATGCCCTTGGCGGTGAGTGCGTCGATGATGTCCTGATCGACACCGAGGTCGGCGAATGCGGTCACTGTGAATCAAGCCTGTCCGGCGGCGCGCGCCGCCCGTACGAAGAGTCCACGCCCTTCTCGATTCCCAGGCGCGGCGCCCCGCGTCCACCGGCGGGGCCTCCACCAGCCTACGGGATGGTGGTCGGGAACCCGGTGTGCGGCCGCGCCGCGGGATTCGCGATGCCGCCGCGTACGATCGTCTGCGTGGTGAACTGGTTCTGGCGACGGCGCCCGCCCGCGCGCATCCTGAAGCTGCGTGCCCGCGGCGATCTGGGCGACGCCATGCGGGTGGACTTCGCCGAGCTCGCGCCCGATGTCGCCACGTTCCTGGGCCAGGCGGCCTACCTGCAGCTGGGGTACTTCGAGACGCTGAGCCGGCTCATCCGGGCCACGCCGGACCTCGCGGAGAAGGAGGCGCTCTCGCTGGCCGCGGGGCGGGCGCTGCGCAAGCACCGCCAGATCGTCGCGCTCATCGCCGAGCGCGTGGGCGATCCGACCGAGGTGATGCTGCCGTTCCGCGAGCAGCTCGACGCGTTCCGGCGGGCGACGATCGGTGCCCGCCCGCGCGAGACGATGCTGTCGGTGCACATCACGGCCGGCATGCTCGACGATTTCTATCTCGCGCTGGCCTCCAGCTACGGCTCCACCGGGCGGCGGGTGTCGGAGATCCTCGGTCAGGCCGCCGACCGCGAGCAGATCGAGCGCCTGCTGCGGGCGACGATCGACTCCGACGACGAGATGCGCTCGCTCCTGTCGATGTGGGCGCGCCGCCTCGTGGGCGACACTCTGCTCGTCGCCCGCGCCGCGCTGACCCCCGCGCGCCTCGGCCTGGACGACGAGAAGAAGGTCGAGCCGGTGTTCACCGCGCTCATGGCCGCCCATGCCCGCCGCATGGACGCCCTCGGCCTCGCCGCCTGAGGGTCGGGCGGCGTGCCGCCCGTCAGCCCGGGTGGTTGCACTCCTGACGTGCCGTACGCATCACGGCTCGTCGACCGGAGGCGCGCAGCGCCGGAGCGGAGACGGGCCGAGCGGAGCGCCGCAGGCGCGAAGTCGAGGCCGCAGGCGTCAGTCCCAGCTCTCGACTCGCTTCGCTCGCTCGAGCCGTCTCCGCTCGCTTCGCTCGGTCGACGAGCCCGGGCGGTTGCGGCGCGTAGGCCGGGGCGCGGCGGGCGTCAGGCGAGGCGGAAGCGGCGCTCGAACTCGCGGTCGCGGCGGGCGCGGGTGAGGCCGAGGAGCACGGTGACGGCCGTCGCGACGACGATCGCCGCGGCGAGCGTGACCAGCCACAGCCACAGGTTGCCCTCGCCCCAGCCGGCCCACGTGAGCGCGGCGTAGACGGCGGCGGCCGTGAGCGCCGCGACGCCGGGCGTCAGCACCACGCCGCGTGTGGCCCGATGCGGCAGCGCGTAGTGCAGCGCGATGCCGAGGGCGATCGCCGCGACGAGGGCCAGCAGGATGTACATGTCAGGCGACGAAGCCGACGTGACGCTTCTCTTCGGAGCCGATCTCGACGTACGCGAGGTTCGCGATCGGCACGAGGTAGGTGGTGCCCTTCGCGTCGGCGAGCTCGATGTGCATGGTGCCCTTCTCGAGCGCCGCCGCGATGGTCTGCTTGACCTCTTCGGCCGGCGCGGACGACTCGAAGCTGAGCTCGCGGCCGGTGTTCGTGATGCCGATGCGGATCTCCACGGATGACTGCCTTTCGTCGCGCGCCACGGCCGATGCCGGGCAGATGTCAGCCTATGCGATCGCGTGCGGCGGGCGGCTCGCGCACGCTGACGGCGAACAGCGCGGCGGCGCCCGCCACGCGCCGTCGCGCGCCGCCGTGAATGTCGGCGGGCGTGGTTACGTTGGAGGGGTGCTCCCCGCTCCTCCCGACGCCGCCCAGCGCGCGGTGATCGACCTGCCCGTCGACGCCTCGGCGACGGTGATCGGCGCGCCCGGCACGGGCAAGACCGCGACGCTCGTCGCGCGCGTGCAGGCGCTGCTGGGATCGGGCGTGCGCGGCCCGGACGAGCTCGTGGTGCTCACCCCGACGCGCCCATCGGCGACGCGGCTGCGCGACGAGCTGGGCGTGCGCGTCTCGGTGGCGACGCCCGGCCCGCTGGCCCGGTCGGTCGGCTCCCTGGCGTTCCAGATCGTGCGGGCCGACACCGTGCGCCGCGGCGACGACCCGCCGCAGCTGCTGACGGGGGCCGATCAGGATCGGATCATCGCCGAGCTGCTCGACGGCGACGAGGCGGACGAGCGCAACGGCTTCGTGCGGTGGCCGGCGCACCTGGGCCCCTCCGTCCGCCGCTCGGCGGGCTTCCGCTCCGAGCTGCGCGCGTTCTTCTCCGAGCTCGTCGAACTGGGCGTCACCCCCGCCGAGCTCGAGACGCTGGGGTCGGACACCTGGGCGGCGGTGGCGGGCTTCGCCCGCGACTACCGCAACGTCATCGCGGGCATGCGCGCCGCCCACCGCGACAGCGCCGAGCTGTACGCGGAGGCCGCGGCGATCCTGCGCAGCGGGGCCCCGCTGGGCGAGCTGGATCGGCTGCGCACGGTGCTCATCGACGACGCGCAGGAGCTCACCCGCGGCGGCGTGGACCTCGTCGCGGCGCTGCGCGAGCGCGGCGTCGCGGTGCTGGCGTTCGGTGACCCCGACATCGGATCGGGGGCGTTCCGCGGCGTCACCCCCGAGCTGTTCGCCCGGCTGGCGGCGCTGCTCGGCCCCGTGCACGTGCTCGATGCGCCGCACCGCGGGCACCCCGCGATCACGCGGCTCGCGCGCGTGGTGACGCAGCAGATCGGGGCGGGCGGCCGCGTCGAGCACCGGCGCGCGCCCGGGCCGGAGGTCGACGAGCCCGACGCGGTGGCGGCGCGGGTGCTGTCGTCGCCGTACGAGGAGGTCGACCGGATCGCCTGGACCCTGCGCTCGTGGCACCTCGATCACGGCGTGGCGTGGGAGCGCATGGCGGTGATCGCCCACGACACCCTGCAGATTACCGCGCTGGAGACCGAGCTGGCGGCCCGCGAGGTGCCCACGCGCGCCGCGGGCGTGCAGCGGCCGCTCGGCAGCGAGCTCGCGGTGCGCGCGCTGCTGGAGCTCGTGCGGCTCGGGCTCACCCCGCCCGACGAGCGCGACGCCGACGCGCTGCTCGAGGCGCTGCGATCGCCGTTCGGCGGGCTCGACGGCGTGGGCGTGCGGCGCCTGCGCGCGCAGCTGCGGCACCGCGAGCTCGCGGCCGGCGGCGTCCGCTCGGCGCGTGAGCTGCTGCGCGAGGCGCTGTGCGATCCCGTGCTGCTGACCTTCATCGACACCGCCGAGGGCCGCGCGGCCCACCGGCTGGCCGAGACGCTGCGCCTCCTGCACGAGCGGGGCGCCGCGGGCGCCACCATCCACGAGCTGCTGTGGGAGGCGTGGGACCGCGCCCGCACGCCGGACGGGCGCCGGCTGGCCACCGCGTGGCACGAGATCGCCGTCTCGGCTCAGCCGCTCGCGGCCGAGACGGGGCGGGCGCTCGACGGGCTCGTCGCGCTGTTCGACGCCGCCAAGCGCTTCACGGAGCGCGCCCCCGGCGAGGGCCCGGCGCCGTTCATCCACGACGTCCTCGACAGCGACGTGCCGGAGGACGCGCTCACGGCGCCGGAGCGGCCGGGGACGGTGGCACTGCTGACGCCGGCGATGGCGCTGGGCACCGAGTTCGACGCGGTCGTGATCGCGGGCGTGCAGGACGGCGTCTGGCCGAACGTGCGGCTGCGCGGCGGCCTGCTGGAGTCGTGGCGGCTGCCCGATGCGGTCGCGGCGGCGCGGGCGCGCACGGCGGCCCCCGAGCCCGAGAGCGTGCTCGATCGCCGCCGCTCGGCGCTGCACGACGAGCTGCGGCTGTTCGTGCGGGCGATCTCCCGCGCCCGCCGCCGGCTGCTCGTGACCGCCGTGGACGACGACGATCAGACACCGAGCCCGCTGCTGTCGCTGCTGCCGGAGGCGCCGCCGGGCGAGCACGACGACGCCGAGCACCCGCTCACCCTGCGCGGGCTCGTCGCACGGCACCGCCGCACGCTCACGGGCGCCGCCCCGGAGCCCGCGCGCCGCCACGCCGCCGAGCAGCTCGCGCTGCTGGCGGCCGAGGGCGTGCCGGGCGCCGACCCGGCGCAGTGGTACGGCGTGCGCGGCCCGTCGACCGACGCGCCGCTGATCGACCCCGCGGAGCGCGCGGTGCGGGTCTCGCCCTCGCGCCTGGAGACCTTCGAGGCGTGCGGCCTGGACTGGGCGATCCGCGCGCTGGGCGGCGACACCGCCACGGCGCCGTCGGCGGGCATCGGCACGATCCTGCACGCCGCGCTCGAGGCCGCCCCCGACGGCGACCTCGAGCGGATGCGGGCGGTGCTCGATGCCCGCTGGGGCGAGCTGGAGTTCGAGGCGGGGTGGATCGAGCGCAAGGAGCGCCGCCGCGCGGAGGAGTACGTCGCGCGCCTGCACCGCTATCTGCGGCAGGTGCGCGCGGAGGGCGGGCGGCCGGTCGTCGCGGAGGCGGTGTTCCGGCTCGCGGTCACCCTCGACGACGAGCCGCGGGTGCTCGGGATCGCCGAGGGCGCGGATCGCGCCGAGATCGGACCGCACGCGCTCATCAGCGGCATCATCGACCGCGTCGAGGCGTATCCGGCCGGCGCGGGGGAGCACGCCGACGCGCGGGGCCGCGGCTGGTCGGCCATGGAGCCGGCCGATCCCGGCGCGCCCGAGCGCATCGTCGTGGCCGACCTCAAGACCGGCAAGTACGAGGACCGTACCTCGGACGGCAAGGTGGCCGAGGACGCCCAGCTCGCGGCCTATCAGCTCGCGGTGGAGGAGGGGCTCGTGCCCGGGGCGGATCCGGCGGGGCTGGCGGGGGCGCGCCTCGTGGTCGTGTCGCAGACCACCGCCAAGTCGGCCTACCGCGTGGCCCACCAGCCGGTGCTCGGCGCCGAGGGGCGCGCGGCGTTCCTGCGCCGCGTGGCGGACGCCGCGCGCGGCATGTCGGCGGCGGCGTTCACCGCCCACGTCGACGTGCACTG
This genomic interval from Microbacterium sediminis contains the following:
- a CDS encoding ferritin-like fold-containing protein; this translates as MVNWFWRRRPPARILKLRARGDLGDAMRVDFAELAPDVATFLGQAAYLQLGYFETLSRLIRATPDLAEKEALSLAAGRALRKHRQIVALIAERVGDPTEVMLPFREQLDAFRRATIGARPRETMLSVHITAGMLDDFYLALASSYGSTGRRVSEILGQAADREQIERLLRATIDSDDEMRSLLSMWARRLVGDTLLVARAALTPARLGLDDEKKVEPVFTALMAAHARRMDALGLAA
- a CDS encoding DUF3107 domain-containing protein; amino-acid sequence: MEIRIGITNTGRELSFESSAPAEEVKQTIAAALEKGTMHIELADAKGTTYLVPIANLAYVEIGSEEKRHVGFVA
- a CDS encoding ATP-dependent helicase; translated protein: MLPAPPDAAQRAVIDLPVDASATVIGAPGTGKTATLVARVQALLGSGVRGPDELVVLTPTRPSATRLRDELGVRVSVATPGPLARSVGSLAFQIVRADTVRRGDDPPQLLTGADQDRIIAELLDGDEADERNGFVRWPAHLGPSVRRSAGFRSELRAFFSELVELGVTPAELETLGSDTWAAVAGFARDYRNVIAGMRAAHRDSAELYAEAAAILRSGAPLGELDRLRTVLIDDAQELTRGGVDLVAALRERGVAVLAFGDPDIGSGAFRGVTPELFARLAALLGPVHVLDAPHRGHPAITRLARVVTQQIGAGGRVEHRRAPGPEVDEPDAVAARVLSSPYEEVDRIAWTLRSWHLDHGVAWERMAVIAHDTLQITALETELAAREVPTRAAGVQRPLGSELAVRALLELVRLGLTPPDERDADALLEALRSPFGGLDGVGVRRLRAQLRHRELAAGGVRSARELLREALCDPVLLTFIDTAEGRAAHRLAETLRLLHERGAAGATIHELLWEAWDRARTPDGRRLATAWHEIAVSAQPLAAETGRALDGLVALFDAAKRFTERAPGEGPAPFIHDVLDSDVPEDALTAPERPGTVALLTPAMALGTEFDAVVIAGVQDGVWPNVRLRGGLLESWRLPDAVAAARARTAAPEPESVLDRRRSALHDELRLFVRAISRARRRLLVTAVDDDDQTPSPLLSLLPEAPPGEHDDAEHPLTLRGLVARHRRTLTGAAPEPARRHAAEQLALLAAEGVPGADPAQWYGVRGPSTDAPLIDPAERAVRVSPSRLETFEACGLDWAIRALGGDTATAPSAGIGTILHAALEAAPDGDLERMRAVLDARWGELEFEAGWIERKERRRAEEYVARLHRYLRQVRAEGGRPVVAEAVFRLAVTLDDEPRVLGIAEGADRAEIGPHALISGIIDRVEAYPAGAGEHADARGRGWSAMEPADPGAPERIVVADLKTGKYEDRTSDGKVAEDAQLAAYQLAVEEGLVPGADPAGLAGARLVVVSQTTAKSAYRVAHQPVLGAEGRAAFLRRVADAARGMSAAAFTAHVDVHCQGSHRPTLCRPHTVKAVSAS